The Chryseolinea soli genome contains a region encoding:
- a CDS encoding glycosyltransferase family 8 protein, which translates to MSAASLKPLHLAAAFDQHYRAPFYAWFFSVLDHHKKTSVHFHLIVTGIPETEKQTIVETAGKHQVSFYVIDEAFTAQFVLASKWTPAVYYRLFFPFLVPPSLDRLLYLDVDTIVVNDLTDFYSLDLEGKPLAAVYDNYVVTQPLLGINEPGNYFNSGVMLMDLNQWRQSKISEQVIDYLLKYPETIRYVDQCGLNAILVDTWKKLDARYNYLYTYVPQEQSLKELKGLLHDKYVVHFTLQRPWEMLCRNRLRFLYFQYRKKWSDRTSKYTDFGWSKIPAWLKIRAVEFYFDAPLVRKMWRGLKAKSVRT; encoded by the coding sequence ATGAGCGCAGCATCCCTGAAGCCCTTGCACCTGGCCGCCGCGTTCGATCAACATTACCGCGCACCTTTCTATGCGTGGTTCTTTTCTGTTTTAGATCACCATAAAAAGACTTCCGTTCATTTTCACCTCATCGTCACCGGGATCCCGGAAACGGAAAAACAAACCATCGTTGAAACGGCGGGCAAGCACCAAGTGTCCTTTTATGTCATCGACGAGGCGTTCACCGCGCAGTTTGTGCTCGCCAGCAAATGGACTCCCGCCGTATACTATCGCCTGTTCTTTCCTTTCCTTGTGCCGCCTTCGCTTGATCGGCTGCTGTACCTCGATGTTGATACCATTGTGGTAAATGATCTCACGGATTTCTATTCGCTGGACCTGGAGGGAAAACCTTTGGCGGCTGTGTATGATAACTATGTGGTGACACAACCCTTGCTCGGAATAAATGAACCTGGAAATTATTTTAATTCAGGGGTCATGCTGATGGACTTGAACCAATGGCGGCAATCGAAAATTTCCGAGCAGGTCATAGACTATCTGTTGAAATACCCGGAAACGATCCGGTATGTCGATCAGTGTGGGCTCAATGCTATTTTGGTCGATACCTGGAAGAAACTGGATGCGCGCTACAATTACCTGTATACCTACGTGCCGCAGGAGCAGAGCCTGAAAGAACTAAAAGGATTGTTGCATGACAAATATGTTGTTCATTTCACACTCCAGCGACCGTGGGAGATGCTTTGCAGGAATCGGTTAAGATTTTTGTATTTTCAATACCGGAAGAAATGGAGCGATCGCACGTCGAAGTACACCGACTTTGGATGGAGTAAAATACCGGCATGGCTAAAAATAAGGGCGGTCGAGTTTTACTTTGACGCGCCCCTGGTAAGGAAGATGTGGCGTGGTCTCAAGGCTAAAAGCGTACGAACATGA